A genomic region of Peromyscus eremicus chromosome 19, PerEre_H2_v1, whole genome shotgun sequence contains the following coding sequences:
- the LOC131895654 gene encoding protocadherin beta-4-like — protein MEKLERNHPNRQVIPFLFMLLWDRVLTVPTRYSILEETDSGSFVAHLAKDLGLRSGDLTARSARVVSDYDKQQLILDPETGDLFLREKLDREELCASVDPCVLHFQVFLEKPVQFFQGELLIQDINDHSPEFPDREMLLKIPENSQPGTLLPLNLAQDLDVGSNGLQQYTVSPNSHFHVLTRNNSKGKKYPELVQDRVLDREEQAELSLTLTALDGGSPPRSGTAMVRILILDINDNAPEFVNTPYEVQVLESSPPDSPVLTVLAQDADAGNFGRVSYDLFQASDEIQQTFSINEVTGEIRLRKKLDFEKIKSYCVQIEATDGGGLSGKGEVVIEVVDVNDNAPELTISSLTSSIPENAPETVVAIFRIRDRDSGENGKIICSIPNTLPFILKPSNKNFYTLVTESPLDRESRAEYNITITVTDLGTPRLTTQHTITVQVSDVNDNAPTFTQTSYTLFVQENNSPALHIGTISATDSDSGSNAHITYSLLPTQDPQLALDSLISINADNGQLFALRALDYEVLKAFEFQVGATDQGSPALSSQALVRVLVMDANDNAPFVLYPLQNASAPCTELLPRAAEPGYLVTKVVAVDRDSGQNAWLSFQLLKATEPGLFSVWAHNGEVRTSRLLSERDAPKHRLLLLVKDNGDPPRSASVTLHVLLVDGFSQPYLPLPEVARDPAQDEDALTLYLVIALASVSSIFLLSVLLFVGVRLCRRARAASLGGCSVPEGHFPGHLVDVSGTGTLSQSYQYEVCLTGDSGTGEFKFLKPMIPNLLFQDSGREVKESPHCRDSFVFS, from the coding sequence AtggagaagctggagagaaatcATCCAAACAGGCAAGtgattcctttcctttttatgctGCTTTGGGATCGGGTTCTAACGGTGCCTACTCGGTACTCTATCCTGGAAGAAACAGATAGTGGGTCCTTTGTAGCCCATCTGGCAAAGGATCTAGGCCTGAGATCTGGGGACCTGACTGCCCGGTCTGCACGGGTGGTGTCTGACTATGACAAACAGCAGTTGATTCTGGATCCCGAGACTGGGGATCTGTTTCTGAGGGAGAAACTAGATCGGGAAGAGCTTTGTGCCTCTGTGGATCCCTGTGTGCTGCATTTCCAGGTGTTCCTAGAAAAGCCAGTGCAATTTTTTCAAGGAGAATTATTGATCCAGGACATAAATGACCACTCACCAGAATTCCCAGATAGGGAAATGCTCTTGAAAATACCAGAAAACAGCCAGCCAGGCACTCTGTTACCACTGAATTTAGCCCAGGACTTGGATGTGGGCAGCAATGGGCTACAGCAATATACAGTCAGCCCCAACTCACATTTTCATGTCCTCACTCGAAATAACAGTAAAGGCAAGAAATACCCAGAGTTGGTGCAGGACAGAGTCTTGGACAGAGAGGAACAGGCAGAGCTGAGCTTGACCCTCACAGCTCTGGATGGTGGCTCTCCACCTAGGTCAGGAACAGCCATGGTTCGAATCCTGATCCTGGATATCAATGACAATGCCCCCGAATTTGTGAACACCCCCTATGAGGTGCAGGTCCTGGAGAGCAGTCCCCCAGACTCcccagtcctgactgtcctagcACAGGATGCAGATGCTGGCAACTTTGGGAGAGTTTCCTATGACTTGTTCCAAGCATCAGATGAAATTCAACAAACCTTCTCAATAAATGAAGTCACAGGAGAAATACGATTGAGAAAGAAACTGgattttgaaaaaattaaatcttaCTGTGTACAAATCGAGGCCACAGATGGAGGAGGTCTTTCTGGGAAGGGAGAGGTGGTGATAGAGGTGGTGGATGTGAACGACAATGCCCCAGAACTGACCATATCTTCTCTGACCAGCTCAATCCCAGAAAACGCTCCTGAAACTGTGGTTGCTATTTTCCGAATACGAGATAGAGACTCTGGAGAGAACGGGAAAATCATTTGTTCCATTCCAAATACTCTACCATTCATTTTAAAACCCTCTAACAAGAACTTTTACACCTTGGTGACAGAGAGccctctggacagagagagcagagctgaGTACAACATCACCATCACAGTCACCGACCTGGGCACACCCAGGCTCACAACTCAGCACACCATAACAGTTCAGGTGTCCGATGTCAACGACAATGCTCCCACTTTCACCCAAACCTCCTACACGCTGTTTGTCCAGGAGAATAACAGCCCCGCCCTGCACATAGGCACCATCAGTGCCACAGACTCAGACTCAGGCTCCAATGCCCACATCACTTACTCTCTGCTGCCCACCCAAGACCCGCAGCTGGCCCTCGACTCGCTCATCTCCATCAATGCCGACAACGGGCAGCTGTTCGCGCTCAGGGCTCTGGACTATGAGGTCCTGAAGGCCTTCGAGTTCCAAGTGGGCGCCACAGACCAAGGCTCTCCTGCGCTCAGCAGCCAGGCGCTGGTGCGAGTGCTGGTGATGGACGCCAACGACAATGCGCCCTTCGTGCTCTACCCGCTGCAGAACGCCTCTGCACCCTGCACAGAGCTGCTGCCCAGGGCGGCAGAGCCAGGATACCTGGTCACCAAGGTGGTGGCAGTGGACCGTGACTCTGGACAGAATGCCTGGCTATCATTCCAGCTGCTGAAGGCCACGGAGCCCGGGCTGTTCAGCGTGTGGGCTCACAATGGCGAGGTGCGCACCTCCAGGCTGCTGAGTGAGCGCGATGCTCCCAaacacaggctgctgctgctggtcaaAGACAATGGAGATCCTCCAAGATCTGCCAGTGTCACTCTGCATGTGCTGCTGGTGGATGGCTTCTCTCagccctacctgcctctgccagagGTGGCGCGCGACCCCGCCCAGGACGAGGATGCGCTCACTCTGTACCTGGTCATCGCCTTGGCTTCTGTGTCTTCCATCTTCCTCTTGTCTGTGCTGCTGTTTGTGGGGGTGAGGCTGTGCAGGAGGGCCAGGGCGGCCTCTCTGGGTGGCTGCTCTGTGCCTGAGGGACATTTTCCTGGTCACCTGGTGGATGTCAGCGGCACTGGGACCCTTTCTCAGAGCTACCAGTATGAGGTGTGTCTGACTGGAGACTCTGGGACTGGTGAGTTCAAATTCCTCAAACCCATGATCCCTAACCTGTTGTTTCAGGATTCTGGGAGAGAAGTTAAGGAAAGTCCTCACTGCAGAGATAGCTTTGTATTCAGCTAA
- the LOC131895771 gene encoding protocadherin beta-6, with the protein METAVAKTPEKRQVVFLTILLLLWEAGSEAIRYSMPEETESGYLVANLAKDLGLRVGELATRGARIHHRGNKELLKLDAETGNLLLREKPDREVLCGVTDPCVLHFQLILENPVQFFQTDLQITDINDHAPEFPHREMLLKIQEIAQPGTVFPLKAAQDSDIGSNAVQNYTVSPNLHFHVVTQSRADGRKYPELVLDRALDREEEPELTLILTAVDGGSPPKSGTTIVHIEVVDINDNAPQFVQSLYEVQVPENSPLDAVVLTVSARDLDAGIHGNVAYSLFQGGEVSQPFVIDDVTGEIRLKRILDFEATPYYNMDIVATDSGGLSGKCSVAIQVVDVNDNAPKLTISSLTTSIPENAPEAVVAVFSVSDPDSGDNGRMVCSIQNDLPFVLKPTFENYYSLVAEGPLDRESRAEYNITITVTDMGTPRLTTQHTITVQVSDINDNAPAFTQTSYTLFVQENNSPALHIGTISATDSDSGSNAHITYSLLPTHDPQLALDSLISINADNGQLFALRALDYEALQTFEFHVGATDQGSPALSSQALVRVLVLDANDNAPFVLYPLQNASAPCTELLPRAAEPGYLVTKVVAVDRDSGQNAWLSFQLLKATEPGLFSVWAHNGEVRTSRLLSERDAPKHRLLLLVKDNGDPPRSASVTLHVLLVDGFSQPYLPLPEVARDLVQDEDVLTLYLVIALASVSSIFLLSVLLFVGVRLCRRARAASLGGCSVPEGHFPGHLVDVSGAGTLAQSYQYEVCLTGDSGNTDFKFFNPIIPSSLFQNP; encoded by the coding sequence ATGGAGACAGCTGTAGCAAAAACGCCAGAGAAAAGGCAAGTCGTTTTTCTTACTATATTGCTGCTTTTGTGGGAGGCTGGCTCTGAGGCGATTAGATATTCCATGCCAGAAGAAACGGAGAGTGGTTACTTGGTGGCTAACCTGGCAAAAGATCTGGGGCTCAGGGTGGGGGAACTGGCCACCAGAGGGGCGCGAATCCATCACAGAGGAAACAAAGAGCTCTTGAAGCTGGACGCTGAGACCGGGAATTTGCTCCTGAGGGAAAAACCAGATCGCGAGGTGCTGTGTGGGGTGACAGACCCCTGTGTGCTGCACTTTCAGCTCATTCTGGAAAACCCTGTGCAGTTCTTCCAAACTGACCTGCAGATCACAGACATAAACGACCATGCTCCGGAGTTTCCTCACAGGGAAATGCTTCTAAAAATTCAGGAAATTGCCCAGCCAGGGACTGTGTTTCCTCTGAAGGCAGCTCAGGACTCTGACATAGGGAGCAATGCTGTTCAGAACTACACAGTCAGCCCCAACCTCCACTTCCACGTGGTTACTCAGAGTCGCGCTGATGGCAGGAAATACCCTGAGCTGGTGCTGGACAGAGCCCTGGACAGGGAGGAGGAGCCTGAGCTCACTTTAATCCTCACTGCTGTGGATGGTGGGTCTCCACCCAAGTCTGGGACCACCATAGTTCACATTGAAGTCGTGGACATCAATGATAACGCCCCCCAGTTTGTACAGTCACTCTATGAGGTTCAGGTCCCTGAGAACAGCCCCCTTGATGCCGTAGTTTTGACGGTCTCTGCCAGGGATTTAGATGCTGGGATACATGGGAATGTAGCCTACTCTCTGTTTCAAGGTGGTGAAGTTTCTCAACCATTTGTAATAGATGATGTCACAGGAGAAATTCGTCTTAAAAGAATATTGGATTTTGAGGCAACTCCATATTATAACATGGATATTGTAGCCACAGACAGTGGAGGTCTTTCAGGAAAATGTAGTGTAGCTATACAGGTGGTGGATGTGAATGACAACGCCCCTAAACTCACTATATCTTCGCTCACTACTTCCATCCCAGAAAATGCTCCTGAAGCTGTAGTtgctgttttcagtgtttctgaCCCAGATTCGGGGGACAATGGAAGGATGGTGTGTTCTATTCAGAATGATCTTCCATTCGTTTTAAAGCCCACATTCGAGAATTATTACAGTTTAGTGGCAGAGGGACCCCTGGACAGAGAAAGCAGAGCTGAGTACAACATCACCATCACAGTCACCGATATGGGCACACCCAGACTCACAACTCAGCACACCATAACAGTGCAGGTGTCCGATATCAACGACAATGCCCCCGCCTTCACACAAACCTCCTACACCCTGTTTGTCCAGGAGAACAACAGCCCCGCCCTGCACATAGGCACCATCAGTGCCACAGACTCAGACTCAGGCTCCAATGCCCACATCACCTACTCTCTGCTGCCCACCCACGACCCGCAGCTGGCCCTCGACTCGCTCATCTCCATCAATGCCGACAATGGGCAGCTGTTTGCACTCAGGGCGCTGGACTATGAGGCCCTGCAGACCTTCGAGTTCCACGTGGGCGCCACAGACCAAGGCTCTCCTGCGCTCAGCAGCCAGGCGCTGGTGCGTGTGCTGGTGCTGGACGCCAACGACAATGCGCCCTTCGTGCTCTACCCGCTGCAGAACGCCTCTGCACCCTGCACAGAGCTGCTGCCCAGGGCGGCAGAGCCAGGCTACCTGGTCACCAAGGTGGTGGCAGTGGACCGCGACTCTGGACAGAAtgcctggctgtccttccagctgCTCAAGGCCACAGAGCCCGGGCTGTTCAGCGTGTGGGCTCACAATGGCGAGGTGCGCACCTCCAGGTTGCTGAGTGAGCGTGATGCTCCCAagcacaggctgctgctgctggtcaaGGACAATGGAGATCCTCCAAGGTCTGCCAGTGTCACTCTGCATGTGCTGCTGGTGGATGGCTTCTCTCagccctacctgcctctgccagagGTGGCGCGCGACCTCGTGCAGGATGAGGACGTGCTCACACTGTACCTGGTCATTGCCTTGGCTTCTGTGTCTTCcatcttcctgttgtctgtgctgCTGTTCGTGGGGGTGAGGCTGTGCAGGAGGGCCAGGGCGGCCTCTCTGGGTGGCTGCTCTGTGCCTGAGGGACACTTTCCTGGCCACCTGGTGGATGTCAGCGGCGCAGGGACCCTGGCCCAGAGTTACCAGTATGAGGTGTGTCTGACTGGAGACTCTGGGAACACAGATTTCAAATTCTTTAATCCCATTATTCCCAGTAGTCTGTTTCAGAACCCCTAG